The Candidatus Bathyarchaeia archaeon nucleotide sequence TGAGGAGGCCAAGCCGGGAAGGGCTTATCGGTAAAAAGGTTCCCCGTAAGGATCCAAAACATGCCCGACTCGAAACTTGTGGAGAGACTGCGCATGGCCCGAGAGGCTCTACTTCTTGTGTTGCAGGGAAGGAGTGAAAGGTCCGCAGTCTCGAGAATCGCTTCTGCTGATCCTCAAGTCCGGCCCGAGAAAACTTCGGCGCTTGTACTTGTCATCGATACGCTTTCGAGACTTGACATGCTGGAAAAAAAAATCCAGACGATATTTCCAGGCGAGAAATTTGGGAGGCGGAGCCTTGCTCTCTTCTATCTCGCTGCGCACCTCTTGTTCACGGACGATACTACTGCCAAGGCTGATTTGGTTCGCGCATTGAGGAGGATATCATCTGGACTCGAAGGTCAGAGGCTCGAAATGTTACTGGGCCACCTTGTAGCGGACGAAGCTCCTGATACTTCGGTTGTTGGCACCGAGACGGAGCGGGTGGGCCTCCGTACCCACAATCCATCCTGGTGGGTTACGTACTGCTTCTATCAGTTTGGTAGAGAAGTTGGTCTCAAGATCCTCTCGCCGCCGTTACGTCCTCGATACGTTAGGGTTAATCCGCTACGAAATCGTGGACGAGTTGCCCTTCCGATAGAGTTGAGAAAGTACTCGGATCAACTAGTAGAAGCCGATTCAGGCATTCGTATACTCAGTGGATCACCCTCGATCCTCGCGAAATACTTCGACACTGGACTCTTCCAGATGCAAGACCTGGCCTCTTTCTTTGCTGTCAAAGCCGCCGACCCAGTTCCCGGGGAAGCCGTCTTGGATCTCTGCGCCGCCCCCGGCGGTAAAACAGCGACGCTGGCCCAGTTCATGAAGAATCGCGGAAGAATCCTCTCAGTTGACTATTCCAAGAATAGAATGGTGTCGTGGAGTAGCGAGACGGAAAGACTCGGCGTAAAGATAGCGTCATCCATAGTTGAGGATGCATCAAATCTCGGCCTTGATGGAGAATTTGATCTCGTCGTTGTCGACCCACCCTGTACCGGAACAGGCATTCTTGACCGAAACCCTCGAATGAAATGGCATCTCTCTCCCAAGCTCCTCCAAAAATTCTCTCTTCTGCAATCTAGGATTCTTGAAGAGTCTTCAAGGTACACACGGCCAGGAGGGCGCATCCTATACTGTACGTGCAGCTTGACTCTTGAAGAGAACGAACTTGTAGTGTCAAGATTTCTATCCGCGAACACTGACTTCGAAACTCGCCCAATATTAGAAGGAAAGGGCTCACCGGGCCTCCGGGGCCAAACAAACTGTCGACGATTTTATCCTCACAGGGACAAGACCGCGGGATATTTCATCGCAAAGCTCGAGCGCGTCGTTCATGCCTAGTCGTTCTCTTCGACTATGGAAAGGGCTAGGCACTAGATGGGCGAAAGGCACATTGAATGGACTAACAACCTGAAAACGGAAGACCATCAAGTTTCCGAGTTCGACTGCTCGAGAATTGCCTAATAAGAAGCTTGGACGGAATCTTGCGAGCCTCGAAGGATATCGCACTTGGCGCATAAAACCGGACATGAGAAACATGAGCTGCGCAATCCTTTCGGAGCTTTTAGGCGCGAGTGCGAGACCGCACTAAGAACAGGATACTTATCGCTCCAGAAAACTGCGGAACGGAATTTTCCGGATCTCGATATCGTCTCGACCCTCGAGGATCCACCGAACCCAACATTCGGCCAGTTAGCCAGCTCACTGAGCTTCGAACTGGCGAGAATCCAGAAGAAGAAACCAATGGAACTAGCCAGCAGCGTGGCAGAAGCCGCCAGGACACATGCAAAGCTCGATCTTATCGAAACAATTGAGGCTACCGAACCTGGATACGTAAACTTCCGTGCGAACCTGACAAGGCTCACAGAACTCACTCTCAAATCCATTCAACGTGAAGGATCAGAGTACGGACTCCTCAAAACAAATGCTCCAGAAACGACTGTTGTTGAGCATACCAGCGCAAACCCCGCGAGACCAATCCACATTGGCACAGCTAAGGGCGCCATATTCGGCGACGCCCTTGCGCGACTCCTAACGGCGAGAGGGCACAGCGTTCGGACACACTTCTACATTGATGACACGGGCAGACAGGTCGCCATCATGGCCTACGGCTACAGACTAATCGGCGAGCCAATCCAGGAAGGGAAGCCAGATCACTTCATCGGAAAAATCTACTCCGTCACCGCAACACTTGTCGAGATTGAAGAACTGAAGAAACGACTTGCGTTACTCAGGAAAACCAAGGGGTCAGACGAGGACATCAGTGATACAACCAAATCCCTAGATGAATGGGTAGGCATAGCTGCAGACCTTCAAAGCAAGTACCCCGAAGAATTCGACCGACTTAGCAAGCTAATCTCCCGAGACCCTGACCCGGATAAGGCGATTGGGGAACTCATTAGGAAGTACGAGAAAAAGGAGCCCGACACATCAGCTTTGATGAGGCATGTTACCCGGATAATTCTGACTGGGTTTGAAGAGACTCTGCGCAGGGCTCGCATAAGGTTCGACCAATGGGACTGGGAAAGTGACCTGCTCTGGTCGGGAAAAGTAGCCGAACTCACAGGCCAACTGAAGGAATCAGGCTTCACATTCAGCAGGGGAGGGGCTTTGGAGCTAGACGTGGACAAGGCAGTTGAAAAGTTCGGATTACGCGAGACACTCGGCGTAACGTCCACGTTCGAGTTTCCCCCGCTCACACTCCTCCGATCTGACGGGACTTCTCTCTATCCAACACGAGACATCGCTTACACGCTATACAAGTTCCAGGGTGCTGAGAGAGTCATCAATGTGATCGGAACTGAACAGTCTCTTGCACAGTTCCAAGTCAAAGTTGCGTTCTGGATTACTGGGCACCGGAAGGAGGCTGAGAAATTCATCTACTTTCCCATCGGGCACCTCCAGCTTGAAGGGCAACGAATGTCGGCCCGACGTGGCCGATACGTCACCTTCGACCAAGTACTAGA carries:
- a CDS encoding arginine--tRNA ligase; translation: MAHKTGHEKHELRNPFGAFRRECETALRTGYLSLQKTAERNFPDLDIVSTLEDPPNPTFGQLASSLSFELARIQKKKPMELASSVAEAARTHAKLDLIETIEATEPGYVNFRANLTRLTELTLKSIQREGSEYGLLKTNAPETTVVEHTSANPARPIHIGTAKGAIFGDALARLLTARGHSVRTHFYIDDTGRQVAIMAYGYRLIGEPIQEGKPDHFIGKIYSVTATLVEIEELKKRLALLRKTKGSDEDISDTTKSLDEWVGIAADLQSKYPEEFDRLSKLISRDPDPDKAIGELIRKYEKKEPDTSALMRHVTRIILTGFEETLRRARIRFDQWDWESDLLWSGKVAELTGQLKESGFTFSRGGALELDVDKAVEKFGLRETLGVTSTFEFPPLTLLRSDGTSLYPTRDIAYTLYKFQGAERVINVIGTEQSLAQFQVKVAFWITGHRKEAEKFIYFPIGHLQLEGQRMSARRGRYVTFDQVLDETLARARSEVDRRSPSLPDETRLRIAERIGISAVRYAILCVEAVKSTNFVWDKVLNFEANSAAFINYAYTRSSGILRKLGRLEQPKTLSLLKDPTEQELVLELSKFPETFSKAADHLNPTQLCLYANLLAQRFHEFYEKSDISHVSNNELKWQRVALVLAVRTVLKTVAGLLGLELAERM
- a CDS encoding RsmB/NOP family class I SAM-dependent RNA methyltransferase, whose translation is MPDSKLVERLRMAREALLLVLQGRSERSAVSRIASADPQVRPEKTSALVLVIDTLSRLDMLEKKIQTIFPGEKFGRRSLALFYLAAHLLFTDDTTAKADLVRALRRISSGLEGQRLEMLLGHLVADEAPDTSVVGTETERVGLRTHNPSWWVTYCFYQFGREVGLKILSPPLRPRYVRVNPLRNRGRVALPIELRKYSDQLVEADSGIRILSGSPSILAKYFDTGLFQMQDLASFFAVKAADPVPGEAVLDLCAAPGGKTATLAQFMKNRGRILSVDYSKNRMVSWSSETERLGVKIASSIVEDASNLGLDGEFDLVVVDPPCTGTGILDRNPRMKWHLSPKLLQKFSLLQSRILEESSRYTRPGGRILYCTCSLTLEENELVVSRFLSANTDFETRPILEGKGSPGLRGQTNCRRFYPHRDKTAGYFIAKLERVVHA